From one Luteipulveratus mongoliensis genomic stretch:
- a CDS encoding DNA polymerase IV produces the protein MRAQASILHLDLDAFFAAVEQRDKPSLRGKPVIVGGIGTRGVVSTASYEARAYGARSAMPTSEARRRCPPGTAYLSPRFEAYRASSHVVMDLLHALSPVVEQVSVDEAYVDLAAPGHHDLSVDGVRHLVADLIDEIASATGGLTASAGVASSKMLAKIGSELEKPHGLVVIEAGRELEVLEPLSVRVLGGVGPATAERLKSFGVATVADLQRMSLPDLVSLFGDSHGHGLHRLARAQDDRDVVVERETKSISAEETFDVDVPDRSRLDAELSGMATRVVGRLGQNALFARTVTIKIRHHDFSTHTRSATLAHATGEHAVVLDTARRLLADVDVSDGLRLLGVGVSGFTAHAQTQLAFDDEAGMAVTGEVLVAEEPTQSSVADLTDAPTVVATAEWPTAATTWRTGQDVRHDVHGAGWVWGAGIGRVSVRFEGPRTQPGAVRTFTADDAELHATDPPDWRAPEAD, from the coding sequence GTGCGTGCCCAGGCGAGCATCCTCCATCTGGATCTGGATGCGTTCTTCGCCGCGGTCGAGCAGCGAGACAAGCCCTCGCTGCGTGGCAAACCGGTCATCGTCGGCGGGATCGGCACCCGAGGTGTCGTCTCGACCGCGTCCTATGAGGCCCGTGCCTATGGCGCGCGATCAGCCATGCCGACCTCTGAGGCACGCCGCCGCTGCCCGCCCGGGACGGCGTACCTCTCACCTCGTTTCGAGGCCTATCGCGCTTCCTCGCACGTGGTCATGGACCTGCTGCACGCGCTGTCGCCGGTCGTGGAGCAGGTCTCCGTCGACGAGGCGTACGTCGACCTCGCCGCGCCGGGGCATCACGACTTGAGCGTGGACGGCGTACGCCACCTGGTCGCCGATCTGATCGATGAGATCGCTTCTGCCACAGGTGGATTGACGGCTTCAGCAGGTGTCGCTTCGTCCAAGATGCTCGCCAAGATCGGCTCCGAGCTGGAGAAGCCGCACGGCCTGGTCGTGATCGAGGCCGGTCGTGAGCTGGAGGTCCTCGAGCCGCTGTCGGTCCGGGTGCTCGGGGGCGTCGGGCCGGCGACGGCTGAGCGACTCAAGAGCTTCGGTGTCGCGACAGTCGCTGACCTGCAACGGATGTCGCTGCCTGACTTGGTCAGCCTCTTCGGAGACTCACACGGTCACGGGCTGCACCGGCTCGCGCGCGCCCAGGACGATCGTGACGTCGTGGTCGAGCGTGAGACCAAGAGCATCTCGGCCGAGGAGACTTTCGATGTCGATGTGCCCGACCGCTCACGCCTGGACGCCGAGCTGTCGGGCATGGCCACGCGCGTCGTGGGCCGGCTCGGGCAGAACGCGCTGTTCGCCCGCACGGTGACCATCAAGATCCGCCACCACGACTTCTCGACCCACACCCGCTCGGCGACTCTGGCCCATGCCACCGGGGAGCACGCGGTGGTGCTCGACACCGCCCGGCGGCTGCTTGCTGACGTCGATGTGTCCGACGGACTACGCCTGCTCGGCGTAGGGGTCTCCGGCTTCACGGCGCACGCGCAGACCCAGCTTGCGTTCGACGACGAGGCGGGCATGGCCGTGACGGGGGAGGTCCTGGTGGCGGAGGAGCCGACGCAGTCCTCCGTCGCGGACCTGACCGATGCACCGACCGTCGTCGCGACGGCGGAGTGGCCCACCGCGGCGACCACGTGGCGTACCGGCCAGGACGTCCGACACGACGTCCACGGCGCGGGCTGGGTGTGGGGTGCGGGGATCGGCCGGGTCAGCGTGCGGTTCGAAGGACCACGAACCCAGCCGGGCGCGGTTCGCACCTTCACCGCCGATGACGCCGAGCTGCATGCCACCGACCCGCCGGACTGGCGCGCGCCCGAGGCCGACTGA
- a CDS encoding lysophospholipid acyltransferase family protein, which translates to MEPVYKPVIGFARTLFAAQGLKFTISGGEHVPRSGGAVVAMNHLSYFDYAYAGLPALESRRLVRWMAKKEIFDHRVMGPLMRGMKHIPVDRRSGVAAYDEAVSALRAGEIVGVFPETTISRSLELRDFKTGAVRMAMEAGVPVLPTIAWGNHRVWTKDHPKQLGRSKTPITITVGAPLTFEAGGNAVEATAELKTVMEKMLHEAQESYPTLTGDDLKYVPARLGGTAPTPEAAKVLDHEENARRKAKRASK; encoded by the coding sequence ATGGAACCGGTCTACAAGCCCGTCATCGGCTTCGCCAGGACGCTGTTCGCAGCCCAGGGGCTCAAGTTCACCATCAGCGGCGGTGAGCACGTCCCGCGCTCCGGCGGTGCCGTGGTGGCCATGAACCACCTGTCCTACTTCGACTACGCGTACGCCGGTCTGCCGGCGCTCGAGTCGCGTCGCCTCGTGCGGTGGATGGCCAAGAAGGAGATCTTCGACCACCGGGTCATGGGTCCGCTGATGCGCGGGATGAAGCACATCCCGGTGGACCGCAGGTCCGGTGTCGCGGCGTACGACGAGGCGGTCAGCGCGCTGCGCGCCGGCGAGATCGTGGGCGTCTTCCCGGAGACGACGATCTCGCGCTCGCTCGAGCTGCGTGACTTCAAGACCGGCGCGGTGCGGATGGCGATGGAGGCCGGTGTCCCGGTGCTACCGACGATCGCGTGGGGCAACCACCGCGTGTGGACCAAGGACCACCCCAAGCAGCTCGGCCGGTCCAAGACACCCATCACCATCACGGTCGGCGCACCGCTGACGTTCGAGGCGGGTGGCAACGCCGTCGAAGCGACCGCCGAGCTCAAGACGGTGATGGAGAAGATGCTGCACGAGGCGCAGGAGAGCTATCCGACCCTGACCGGCGACGACCTCAAGTACGTGCCGGCGCGGCTCGGAGGGACGGCACCGACGCCTGAGGCCGCCAAGGTGCTGGACCACGAGGAGAACGCCCGCCGGAAGGCGAAGCGGGCCTCGAAGTAG
- a CDS encoding glucose 1-dehydrogenase: MRALTVIPQQKDSLDVVDMPEPDAKDGDVLVQGLALGVCGTDHEISEGLYGWAPQGSERLILGHESLGKIIEAPDGSGFAKDDLIVGVVRMPDPKPCGACAHGEWDMCRNGEYTEHGIKQIHGFGSEQWRVKPEMAIKLDASLAEVGMLMEPTTVVAKAWEQVDRIGDRGWFEPKSVLVTGAGPIGLLGAMIGAQRGLEVHVLDRAKDGLKPELVKDLGGTYHTDSADAVMKKVKPDVVIEGTGAVPVIQGVLAENVPYGIIVLTGISNPGEQTKLDLGAINRDIVLDNGAVVGSVNANMRHYEAGAKALKDADQSWLQRLITRRVALEDFASAFDRQDDDVKVVLTLS; this comes from the coding sequence ATGCGCGCACTCACGGTCATTCCGCAGCAGAAGGACTCGCTGGACGTCGTCGACATGCCGGAGCCGGACGCCAAGGACGGCGACGTTCTCGTGCAGGGCCTGGCCCTCGGCGTCTGCGGCACGGACCACGAGATCTCCGAGGGGCTGTATGGCTGGGCGCCCCAGGGTTCGGAGCGCCTGATCCTCGGCCACGAGTCGCTGGGCAAGATCATCGAGGCACCCGACGGCAGCGGCTTCGCCAAGGACGACCTGATCGTGGGCGTGGTCCGGATGCCCGACCCGAAGCCCTGCGGTGCGTGCGCGCACGGCGAGTGGGACATGTGCCGCAACGGCGAATACACCGAGCACGGCATCAAGCAGATCCACGGCTTCGGCAGCGAGCAGTGGCGCGTCAAGCCGGAGATGGCGATCAAGCTGGACGCGTCCCTGGCGGAGGTCGGCATGCTGATGGAGCCGACCACAGTGGTCGCCAAGGCCTGGGAGCAGGTGGACCGGATCGGTGACCGTGGTTGGTTCGAGCCGAAGTCTGTGCTCGTCACGGGCGCGGGGCCAATTGGGTTGCTGGGGGCCATGATCGGCGCGCAGCGGGGTCTCGAGGTGCACGTCCTGGACCGGGCCAAGGACGGCCTCAAGCCCGAGCTGGTCAAGGACCTGGGCGGGACGTATCACACGGACTCGGCCGACGCGGTGATGAAGAAGGTCAAGCCGGACGTGGTCATCGAGGGCACCGGCGCGGTCCCCGTGATTCAAGGTGTGCTGGCCGAGAACGTCCCCTACGGGATCATCGTGCTGACCGGCATCTCCAACCCCGGCGAGCAGACCAAGCTCGACCTCGGGGCCATCAACCGGGACATCGTGCTCGACAACGGCGCGGTGGTGGGCTCGGTCAACGCCAACATGCGCCACTACGAGGCGGGTGCGAAGGCTTTGAAGGACGCCGATCAGTCCTGGCTGCAGCGACTCATCACCCGACGTGTCGCTCTGGAGGACTTCGCCTCGGCGTTCGATCGCCAGGACGACGACGTCAAGGTCGTGCTGACCCTCAGCTGA
- a CDS encoding zinc-binding dehydrogenase, translated as MLAVYADRPSPDAPLDALVVGERPEPEVPAGHVAVTVSAASLNMHDLWTLRGVGIKPEQFPMTLGMDASGTLEDGTEVVVYPVISSPGWSGDETLDPRRTLLTEHHQGTFAERVVVPERNVLPKPAGLSHSEAATLGTAWLTAYRMLFTKSGLRPGQTMLVQGASGGVSTALTALGRAAGLRVWVTGSTEEKRSLATDLGAHQVFESGARLPERVDGVFDSVGKATWSHSIKSLKPGGIVVTCGATSGEPDSAELTRIFFQQMRVVGSTMGTRAELEDLLRLCETAGVRPRVGTEVPLEQARDGFETMLAGQTAGKIVLTR; from the coding sequence ATGCTTGCTGTGTACGCCGACCGCCCCTCCCCCGACGCCCCCCTCGACGCGCTCGTCGTCGGTGAGCGACCGGAGCCGGAGGTACCGGCAGGCCATGTGGCAGTGACGGTCTCGGCCGCCAGCCTCAACATGCACGACCTGTGGACGCTGCGCGGCGTCGGCATCAAGCCGGAGCAGTTCCCCATGACGCTCGGGATGGACGCCTCCGGCACCCTCGAGGACGGCACCGAGGTCGTGGTCTACCCCGTGATCAGCTCGCCCGGCTGGAGCGGTGACGAGACTCTCGACCCGCGCCGCACGCTGCTCACCGAGCACCACCAGGGCACCTTCGCCGAACGTGTCGTCGTGCCGGAGCGCAATGTGCTGCCCAAGCCTGCGGGCCTGAGTCACAGCGAGGCGGCCACGCTCGGGACCGCCTGGCTGACGGCGTACCGCATGCTCTTCACCAAGTCCGGGCTGCGACCGGGCCAGACGATGCTCGTCCAGGGCGCGTCCGGTGGCGTGTCGACGGCGTTGACCGCGCTGGGTCGCGCTGCCGGACTGCGCGTCTGGGTCACTGGTAGCACCGAGGAAAAGCGTTCTCTTGCAACGGATCTCGGCGCCCACCAGGTGTTCGAGAGCGGTGCTCGCCTGCCCGAGCGCGTCGACGGCGTCTTCGACTCGGTGGGCAAGGCCACCTGGTCGCACTCGATCAAGTCGCTCAAGCCGGGCGGCATCGTGGTCACCTGTGGGGCGACGTCCGGCGAGCCCGATTCGGCCGAGCTGACCCGGATCTTCTTCCAGCAGATGCGCGTGGTCGGCTCGACGATGGGCACCCGCGCCGAGCTCGAAGACCTGCTCCGGCTGTGCGAGACGGCCGGCGTACGTCCTCGGGTCGGCACCGAGGTGCCGTTGGAGCAAGCGCGTGACGGGTTCGAGACGATGCTGGCGGGTCAGACGGCCGGCAAGATCGTGCTGACCCGCTGA
- a CDS encoding RecQ family ATP-dependent DNA helicase, producing MTQTSGTADLIATADRVLSALAGPGSHLRDDQETAVRALAEPGSRVLVVQATGWGKSAVYWVATAWSRERGGGPTLVVSPLLSLMRDQVVAAGRAGLRAATLNSSNISDWSAIEDALRDDDLDVLLVSPERLANPGFGRRVLESLAGRLGLLVVDEAHAVSDWGHDFRPDYRRVADVLQRLNPQTPVLATTATANARVTEDLSRQLGESTTVLRGPLARSSLQLTVLPRMDPLARFAWVVEHLPRLPGSGIVYTLTVADAERLAEAIRARHGDAPGLAVAAYTGQLDAAERERLEDALRANEVKALIATSALGMGYDKPDLGFVVHVGAPPSPVSYYQQVGRAGRAIDHAAVVLLPSAGDDGVWEYFATATIPRQDHIEKLLTTLGQHEEPVSVPALEAETGLRRTRVELMLKQLAVDGAVERTHEGWIATGTPWTYDQEHYDGVLAVRRREADIMRRYVDGGSCLMQLLQESLDDPDAAPCGRCSVCLGRLPEPLQAQASDEVIAGVRGVLRGQTHLLEPRKMWPGGAFGARGRIPAHLATDPGRVIVHADAPEWRDVTRGVLAQDAEPPQDLLDAAVRVLAGWKDDWSQRPDVAVSLPAAGLTDVTAGVAQHLAEVGRLSYAAWPPIQSVDADLPSPDEAAAWRAVLDASSLADEVSGRCVLLVVDASSSGWVVTVAGAALREAGAARVLPLLVHRRI from the coding sequence ATGACCCAGACCTCAGGCACAGCTGACCTGATCGCGACCGCAGACCGGGTGCTGTCCGCCCTTGCGGGCCCCGGATCGCACCTGCGGGACGACCAAGAGACGGCCGTTCGAGCGCTGGCCGAGCCCGGGTCGCGGGTCCTCGTCGTGCAGGCGACCGGGTGGGGCAAGTCAGCGGTCTACTGGGTGGCCACGGCGTGGAGCCGTGAACGTGGCGGCGGTCCGACCTTGGTGGTGTCACCGCTGCTGTCCCTGATGCGTGACCAGGTCGTCGCCGCGGGCCGGGCCGGGCTCCGCGCAGCGACGCTCAACAGCTCCAACATCTCCGACTGGTCGGCCATCGAGGACGCCCTGCGCGATGACGACCTCGATGTCCTGCTCGTCTCGCCCGAGCGGCTGGCCAACCCAGGCTTTGGCCGACGGGTGCTGGAGTCGCTGGCCGGGCGTCTTGGCCTGCTGGTGGTGGACGAGGCACACGCGGTCTCCGACTGGGGTCACGACTTCCGTCCGGACTACCGGCGCGTTGCCGATGTCCTGCAACGGCTCAACCCGCAGACGCCGGTGCTGGCCACCACGGCGACCGCCAACGCCCGTGTCACCGAGGACCTGTCGCGCCAGCTCGGCGAGTCGACCACCGTGCTGCGCGGACCGCTCGCGCGCTCCAGCCTGCAGCTGACGGTGCTGCCCCGGATGGACCCGCTCGCGCGCTTCGCGTGGGTCGTGGAGCACCTACCTCGGCTGCCCGGGTCGGGGATCGTCTACACACTGACCGTGGCCGATGCCGAGCGCCTCGCGGAGGCCATCAGAGCGCGGCACGGGGACGCGCCGGGGCTGGCCGTGGCCGCGTACACCGGCCAGCTCGACGCCGCCGAGCGCGAGCGTCTCGAGGACGCCCTGCGTGCCAACGAGGTCAAGGCGCTGATCGCCACCTCGGCGCTCGGCATGGGTTACGACAAGCCGGACCTCGGCTTCGTGGTCCATGTCGGCGCGCCGCCCTCGCCGGTGTCGTACTACCAGCAGGTCGGTCGAGCGGGTCGTGCGATCGACCATGCGGCGGTCGTGCTGCTGCCGTCTGCCGGCGACGACGGCGTCTGGGAGTACTTCGCAACGGCGACCATCCCGCGGCAGGACCACATCGAGAAGCTCCTGACGACGTTGGGCCAGCACGAGGAGCCGGTGTCGGTGCCGGCGCTCGAGGCGGAGACGGGCCTGCGGCGCACCCGGGTGGAGCTGATGCTCAAGCAGCTCGCCGTCGACGGTGCCGTCGAGCGCACGCATGAGGGCTGGATCGCCACCGGCACCCCCTGGACGTACGACCAGGAGCACTACGACGGCGTCCTCGCCGTTCGACGGCGCGAGGCCGACATCATGCGGCGCTACGTCGACGGTGGGTCCTGTCTGATGCAGCTGCTCCAGGAGTCACTCGACGATCCGGACGCTGCGCCCTGCGGCCGGTGCTCCGTCTGCCTCGGCCGGCTGCCCGAGCCGCTTCAGGCGCAGGCTAGTGACGAGGTCATCGCCGGCGTCCGAGGTGTGCTGCGCGGACAGACGCATCTCCTCGAGCCACGCAAGATGTGGCCGGGTGGGGCGTTCGGAGCCCGCGGACGTATCCCCGCTCATCTCGCTACCGATCCCGGCCGGGTCATCGTGCACGCCGATGCTCCCGAGTGGCGTGACGTCACCCGTGGCGTCCTGGCTCAGGACGCCGAGCCGCCACAGGACCTGCTCGACGCTGCGGTCCGGGTGCTGGCCGGGTGGAAGGACGACTGGTCCCAGCGGCCCGACGTGGCCGTCTCGCTGCCCGCTGCCGGCCTGACCGACGTCACCGCAGGTGTTGCCCAGCACCTCGCCGAGGTCGGCCGGCTGAGCTATGCCGCGTGGCCGCCCATCCAGTCAGTGGATGCGGACCTGCCGTCACCGGATGAGGCGGCGGCCTGGCGCGCGGTGCTCGATGCCAGCAGCCTCGCGGACGAGGTGTCCGGGCGCTGCGTGCTGCTCGTGGTGGACGCGTCATCCTCAGGATGGGTCGTCACGGTCGCCGGCGCGGCCCTGCGCGAGGCGGGCGCTGCCCGAGTGCTGCCGTTGCTTGTCCACCGGCGCATCTGA
- a CDS encoding alpha/beta hydrolase family protein has protein sequence MAHSRGLAKAMGLSAAVLGGLAAAAGLAGLGTAAYFARRVVTPERDQPDDTEVRTVTGSTVTVDADDQTASPGRYGLWIGGGKGHARIGEIITRDESAGTVTRELLGVDTGELTPGGARWSGYFYAGTPSEALGLPCQEVAIHGDVGDMPAWLVPGHGEHADRWAVLVHGRASLRDECLRALPTLHELGLSSLVVGYRNDVDAPASPDHRYNLGLSEWQDVEAGILYALERGATEVILFGWSMGGAIVLQTLNRSWLSDRVSKVVLNAPVIDWGDVIKHQAEVNHLPEPVGVLGRELLSGRASRAVVGLAQPIDIAETNWVARADELTHPILLIHSEDDEFVPFGPSQALADARPDLVALERWKVARHCREWNVDSVRWESVVRDFCA, from the coding sequence GTGGCGCACTCGAGGGGATTGGCCAAGGCCATGGGGCTGTCAGCCGCCGTGCTCGGCGGTCTGGCAGCTGCCGCTGGCCTGGCCGGCCTCGGGACCGCTGCCTACTTCGCCCGCCGGGTCGTCACGCCTGAGCGGGACCAGCCGGACGACACCGAGGTCCGGACGGTCACAGGCTCCACGGTGACCGTCGACGCCGACGACCAGACCGCTTCTCCCGGCCGCTATGGGCTCTGGATCGGGGGCGGCAAGGGGCATGCTCGGATCGGCGAGATCATCACTCGAGACGAGTCAGCAGGCACCGTGACGCGGGAGCTGCTCGGGGTTGACACCGGTGAGCTCACGCCGGGCGGGGCGCGGTGGAGCGGCTACTTCTACGCCGGCACACCCTCGGAGGCGCTCGGCCTGCCGTGCCAGGAGGTCGCGATCCACGGCGACGTCGGGGACATGCCGGCCTGGCTCGTCCCCGGTCACGGTGAGCACGCCGACCGTTGGGCTGTGCTGGTGCACGGCCGGGCGTCCCTGCGGGATGAGTGCCTGCGTGCACTCCCGACCTTGCACGAGCTGGGTCTGAGCTCGCTCGTGGTCGGTTACCGCAACGATGTCGACGCGCCCGCGAGCCCGGACCATCGCTACAACCTCGGCCTGTCGGAGTGGCAGGACGTCGAGGCCGGCATCCTCTACGCGCTGGAGCGCGGCGCGACCGAGGTCATCCTGTTCGGTTGGTCGATGGGTGGGGCGATCGTCCTGCAGACCCTCAACCGGTCCTGGTTGTCGGACCGGGTCAGCAAGGTCGTGCTCAACGCCCCGGTGATCGACTGGGGAGACGTGATCAAGCACCAGGCCGAGGTCAATCACCTGCCCGAGCCGGTCGGCGTACTCGGTCGAGAGCTGTTGTCCGGCAGGGCTTCTCGGGCTGTGGTCGGTCTGGCTCAGCCCATCGACATCGCGGAGACCAACTGGGTGGCCAGGGCCGATGAGCTGACCCATCCGATCCTGCTGATCCACTCCGAGGACGATGAGTTCGTGCCGTTCGGGCCCTCCCAGGCGCTGGCGGACGCCCGCCCGGACCTGGTGGCGCTCGAACGCTGGAAGGTCGCTCGACACTGCCGCGAGTGGAACGTCGACTCCGTGCGCTGGGAGAGCGTCGTCCGCGACTTCTGTGCGTGA
- a CDS encoding ABC1 kinase family protein, translating to MGLLVGLASLVNAVIIAFIARRLLGAPVGWPRAILLSLMVNASVPSLLDWASGPLSLQRNPAQNTVEAAQTALVSGLLISWVIVAEVALLVILEALVPTGSLPNPIDWVRGLPARWRRTRRYVQIVRIATRHGLSRYFRRGRTSESPGSDTARALREALTEGGVTFVKLGQMLSTRPDVLPAAFVRELSRLHSDVPPQPWSVVQQTLDTELGRPHGEVFSEIDQTPFASASVGQVHRARLADGREVVVKVQRSDARAQVTADLDIVLRLARWLDRRTEWARRVGARDLAHGFAESLDEELDYTAELSNVYALQAALDAAGDTRVRVPQTYPAWCSERLLVMERMPGLPLSSAADLLATFSDQTRRDLAEHLLGSVLDQVISSGVFHADLHAGNVFIDEQERLGLLDLGSVGRLDRGARQSLALLLLAVDRQDGAAATHALVDLLDRGEHLDERRLERDVSALIMRYAVGAAPGRSSQMFVAMLRVVLAHDLSVPPQVAAAFRALGALEGTLTLLSPDVDMVQVARARGRSLLQQQLSPQGLREHLQDQMVAMLPVLQRLPARLAKVTEDLEAGRLAISVRTFETPRERRFVRGLAQQVIVSVLAAACALGGILMVIAETGPMMTTTLRLYAFLGFVLLLFGFVLGARALVLVFRHAREHALDSP from the coding sequence GTGGGACTACTGGTCGGCCTGGCCTCTCTGGTCAACGCCGTCATCATCGCGTTCATCGCTCGTCGGCTGCTGGGTGCGCCGGTGGGCTGGCCGCGGGCCATCCTGCTCAGCCTCATGGTCAACGCGAGCGTCCCGTCGCTGCTCGACTGGGCGTCGGGTCCGCTGAGCCTGCAACGGAATCCGGCTCAGAACACCGTTGAAGCGGCTCAGACCGCACTGGTCAGCGGGCTGCTGATCTCGTGGGTGATCGTCGCTGAGGTCGCCCTCCTGGTCATCCTCGAGGCCCTGGTGCCGACCGGCTCGTTGCCCAACCCGATCGATTGGGTGCGAGGGTTGCCGGCTCGTTGGCGTCGCACCCGTCGCTACGTCCAGATCGTTCGGATCGCCACGCGACACGGGCTGTCCCGCTACTTCCGTCGCGGCCGGACCTCCGAGTCGCCTGGATCGGACACGGCGCGCGCGCTGCGCGAGGCGCTCACCGAGGGTGGCGTGACGTTCGTCAAGCTCGGGCAGATGCTGTCCACCCGTCCGGACGTGCTGCCCGCGGCCTTCGTCCGCGAGCTGTCCCGGCTGCACAGCGACGTGCCCCCGCAGCCGTGGAGCGTCGTACAGCAGACCTTGGACACCGAGCTCGGACGGCCGCACGGCGAGGTCTTCTCGGAGATCGACCAGACGCCGTTCGCCTCGGCCTCGGTCGGGCAGGTGCACCGCGCTCGTCTCGCCGACGGCCGCGAGGTCGTGGTGAAGGTGCAGCGCTCCGACGCCAGGGCGCAGGTCACCGCTGACCTGGACATCGTGCTGCGGCTCGCCCGCTGGCTCGACCGGCGCACGGAGTGGGCGCGCCGGGTCGGTGCGCGCGACCTGGCCCACGGCTTTGCCGAGTCCTTGGACGAAGAGCTCGACTACACCGCCGAGCTCAGCAACGTCTACGCCCTCCAGGCCGCGCTCGACGCCGCCGGCGACACTCGCGTCCGGGTGCCGCAGACCTACCCCGCCTGGTGCTCCGAGCGGCTGCTCGTGATGGAACGGATGCCCGGCCTCCCGCTCTCGTCCGCTGCGGACCTGCTCGCGACGTTCTCCGACCAGACTCGCCGCGACCTGGCGGAGCACCTGCTGGGCTCGGTCCTGGACCAGGTCATCAGCAGCGGTGTCTTCCATGCCGACCTGCACGCCGGCAACGTCTTCATCGATGAGCAGGAGCGCCTCGGGCTGCTCGACCTCGGCTCCGTGGGACGGCTCGATCGTGGCGCGCGACAGTCGCTCGCCCTGCTGCTGCTCGCGGTCGACCGGCAGGACGGTGCTGCCGCGACGCATGCCCTGGTCGACCTGCTCGACCGTGGTGAGCACCTCGACGAGCGCCGGCTCGAACGGGACGTGAGCGCCCTGATCATGCGGTACGCCGTCGGCGCGGCCCCGGGACGCAGCAGCCAGATGTTCGTGGCGATGCTGCGCGTGGTGCTGGCGCACGACCTGTCCGTACCTCCGCAGGTCGCCGCCGCCTTCCGCGCCCTGGGCGCACTCGAGGGCACGCTCACGCTGCTCAGCCCGGACGTGGACATGGTGCAGGTCGCGCGAGCCAGGGGTCGATCCCTCCTGCAGCAGCAGCTGTCGCCGCAAGGACTCCGTGAGCACCTCCAGGACCAGATGGTGGCCATGTTGCCGGTCCTGCAACGACTGCCCGCTCGGCTCGCGAAGGTCACCGAGGACCTCGAGGCCGGCCGGCTCGCCATCTCGGTCCGCACCTTCGAGACGCCCCGGGAACGCCGCTTTGTGCGCGGGCTCGCCCAGCAGGTCATCGTCTCGGTCCTGGCCGCGGCCTGCGCCCTCGGCGGCATCCTCATGGTCATCGCCGAGACCGGGCCGATGATGACGACAACCCTGCGGCTGTACGCCTTCCTCGGCTTCGTGCTGCTGCTGTTCGGCTTCGTTCTCGGCGCTCGCGCGCTTGTACTCGTGTTCCGGCATGCGCGCGAGCACGCGCTGGACTCACCGTGA
- a CDS encoding fatty acid desaturase family protein — MSTEAVTVPPVRTPTSRGSDFAELSRRIKAAGLLERQPRYYLLRATALGGVTAATVAAFVMLGNSWWQLVVAVVLAALSGQLALIAHDLAHRQIFRTRRPSQACGLVVGNLLLGMSYGWWMDKHTRHHANPNHEELDPDVAPDIIVWSQRQARSSRGIARRLAPLQGYLFLPLLTFEGLNLHASAVRAVARPGLKQRRIEAVLLVGHAAVYISALLLVLSPAKALAFAVVHKALWGGYLGAIFAPNHKGMPTLTGNDRPDFLRRQVLTSRNVTGGRVVDVALGGLNHQIEHHLFPSMATPALRQARPIVKDYCREVGVDYAEASLVSSYAQALRHLHHVGAPLRDAA; from the coding sequence ATGTCCACCGAAGCTGTCACCGTCCCGCCCGTCCGCACCCCGACGTCACGAGGTTCTGACTTCGCCGAGCTGTCCCGTCGGATCAAGGCAGCAGGACTGCTTGAGCGGCAGCCCCGCTACTACCTGCTGCGGGCGACCGCGCTCGGGGGTGTGACCGCAGCGACCGTGGCAGCCTTCGTGATGCTGGGCAACTCGTGGTGGCAGCTCGTCGTCGCCGTCGTCCTCGCCGCGCTCTCCGGCCAGCTCGCGCTCATCGCGCACGACCTGGCGCACCGGCAGATCTTCCGGACTCGCCGTCCGAGTCAGGCGTGCGGGCTCGTCGTCGGCAACCTGCTGCTCGGTATGAGCTACGGGTGGTGGATGGACAAGCACACCCGGCACCACGCCAACCCCAACCATGAAGAGCTCGACCCGGACGTGGCGCCGGACATCATCGTCTGGTCCCAACGGCAGGCCCGCAGCAGCCGCGGCATCGCGCGCCGGCTCGCTCCGCTCCAGGGATACTTGTTTCTCCCGCTGCTCACGTTCGAAGGTCTGAACCTGCACGCCTCGGCTGTCCGCGCCGTCGCCCGGCCCGGTCTGAAGCAGCGCCGGATCGAAGCTGTCCTGCTCGTGGGCCACGCAGCCGTCTACATCAGCGCGCTTCTGCTCGTCCTCTCCCCCGCCAAGGCACTCGCGTTCGCCGTCGTGCACAAGGCTCTCTGGGGCGGGTACCTCGGGGCGATCTTCGCGCCCAACCACAAGGGCATGCCGACCCTGACCGGCAACGACCGACCGGACTTCCTGCGCCGTCAGGTGCTGACCTCACGCAACGTCACCGGTGGTCGCGTCGTCGATGTCGCGCTCGGTGGGCTGAACCACCAGATCGAGCACCACCTGTTCCCGAGCATGGCCACACCCGCACTCCGACAGGCTCGGCCGATCGTGAAGGACTACTGCCGCGAGGTCGGGGTGGACTACGCCGAGGCATCCCTGGTGTCGTCGTACGCCCAGGCGCTGCGGCACCTGCACCACGTCGGCGCACCGCTGCGCGACGCAGCGTAG